Within the Microcebus murinus isolate Inina chromosome 16, M.murinus_Inina_mat1.0, whole genome shotgun sequence genome, the region aaggcttcctggaggagaggaaATCTGAGTTGACACCAAATAGGGAAAAGAAGGGGAACTGAGAAGGAACTGGGGACGCAGGGCAAGGCTGGGTGGGGCAAGGGAGGCGGTTCTGACAACCAGCTCCGGCTTTGCTCTCATCCCTCTTCCCCAGGATGCCTCGGAGGCCCAGCTAGGGCCTGACCCGGGCCCCATGCGGCTCACCCGCTGCCAGGCTGCCCTGGCAGCCGCCATCACACTCAACCTGCTGGTCCTCTTCTATGTCTCGTGGCTGCAGCACCAGCCCCGGCACGCCCGCGCCCGGGCCCCTCGCCATTCATCTGCCGCTGGGCCCCGTGTCACCATCCTAGTGCGGGAGTTCGAGGCTTTTGACAACGCTGTGCCCGAACTAGTGGACTCCTTCCTGCAGCAGGACCCAGCCCAGCCCGTGGTGGTGGTGGCCGACGCGCTCCCCTACCCGCCGCTGGCCCTGCCCCGCATCCCCAATGTTCGCCTGGCGCTGCTGCAGCCCGCCCTGGACCGGCCCGCTGCAGCCTCACGCCCGGAGACCTACGTGGCCACCGAGTTCGTGGCCCTGGTGCCTGATGGGGCGCGGGCCGAGGCACCGGGCCAGCTGGACCGCATGGTGGAGGCGCTGCGAGCGGGAAGCGCACGCCTGGTGGCCGCGCCGGTGGCCACAGCCAACCCCGCCAGGTGCCTGGCCCTGAACGTCAGCGTGCGAGAGTGGACCGCCCGCTATGGTCAGGTACCCACCGCGTCCCGCTGCGACGCCCTGGACGGGGACGCCGTGGTGCTCCTGCGCGCACGCGACCTCTTCAACCTCTCGGCGCCGCTGGCCCGGCCGGTGGGCGCCGGCCTGTTCCTGCAGACGGCCCTCCGCGGCTGGGCGGTGCAGCTGCTGGACCTGCCCTTCGCCGCGGCGCGCCAGCCCCCGCTCGCCACGGCGCACGCGCGCTGGAAGGCGGAGCGCGAGGGGCGCACTCGGCGCGCGGCGCTGCTCCACGCGCTGGGCATCCGCCTGGTGagctgggagggcgggcggctCGAGTGGTTCGGCTGCAGCAAGGAGACCACGCGCTGCTTCGGCACAGTGGTGGGCGACACCCCGGCCTACCTGTACGAAGGGCGTTGGACGCCGCCCTGCTGCCTGCGCGCGCTGCGCGAGACCGCCCGTTACGTGGTGGGGGTGCTGGAGGCGGCGGGGGTGCGCTACTGGCTGGAGGGCGGCTCGCTGCTGGGGGCGGCCCGCCACGGGGACATCATCCCGTGGGACTACGACGTGGACCTGGGCATCTACTTGGAGGACGTGGGCAACTGCGAGCAGCTGCGGGGAGCAGAGGCCGGCTCGGTGGTGGACGAGCGCGGCTTCGTGTGGGAGAAGGCCGTGGAGGGGGACTTCTTCCGCGTGCAGTACAGCGAGAGCAACCACCTGCATGTGGACCTGTGGCCCTTCTACCCCCGCAACGGGGTCATGACCAAGGACACGTGGCTAGACCACCGGCAAGACGTGGAGTTCCCGGAGCACTTCCTGCAGCCCCTGGTGCCTCTGCCCTTCGCCGGCTTCGTGGCGCAGGCGCCTAACAACTACCGTCGCTTCCTGGAGCTCAAGTTTGGCCCTGGGGTCATCGAGAACCCAGAGTACCCCAACCCGGCACTCCTGAGTTTGACGGGAAGCGGCTGAAGTCCTGCTGCCCTCGcctggggcccaggggacagtCCTGTGTTTGGGGGAGTCTGGATGTGGAGCAGCTTGGTGTGGGCGATCGGGGCTGAGGGGGATGTGCTGCGGAGGGTTGGGAGAGTCAgcgagaaaggaagaaattagagGAGGCGCACGACGGAAGCTTGGCTTGGGCAGGAGGGAAGCTGGCCAAAGATGGTGGGAAGCGACACCCAGAGCATCTCCAGCCCCGCCCGCCGTGAGCGACGGATGTGTGCACGCGTCCTGGTAATTGAAGGAGCCAGCGATCCAGGCCGCCCTGCGAGGCCCAGCATAGTCCCAGGCCACACAGGACCCTGCCCAAGATTCCAAGTGCCCTGCGCTCTGGAGCTAGGGCAGAGTTTTGGAAAGCAAAGAGTGTAGGTTCCGGGGCCAGACTGGCGAGATTGAAACCCCAGCTCTACCCCTTACTAGTTAGGTGGGCCTGGGGTTGGTGTCCCAGTTCTCTGTGCTCACCTGGTGGCCTCCGGGCACCGAATGAGCCCCCGGGACCTTTGGCTGCTGGGATCCCTTGCGCCACTAGAGGGCGCGTCTGCGCCATCGCGTCTTTTGAGTCTTTGGACTTCAGTCCCCTGTGGGAGGCGGCACCGCGATGACTATCTCCTCTTCTTCCGGAAGGCGACCTCCTTCCCTCCTGGGAGAGCTCTGTGAGGTGCGTGCTGCTCTTAACTCACCTTGCGGAGAAAACCGGCTCAACTCTGAGGTGCGATCTGGTCACAAACGGGTGGTGGATCCGGGCTCCACCCCTTGTTATTACCTCATTCTTTCAGCTCTGCACCTGCTTCCCGGCTTGCCCGGCAGAGACGGCTGCtagcattcccattttacagatgagaaaactgaggccagaatGGTAAAGTCACTCGCCCAAAGTCAGACGGCTTAGGAAGTGGCAGACtggggacttgaacccaggcggTCAGGCTCCAGAGACCACACTGGACTTACCCACTGTGCCCGTCCCTAGCGATGGCGCCCAGGACGGCGTCTGGGGAGGCCGTGCTACTTAGCAGGTGGAAGCATTGGCAGCCTGCCTTTTTTGATCATGCACCTGAGTAAATAGTATTAGGGTATGTGCTCccaatatgtgtatatttatttataaattgtgtACGGGTATTGCTGTCCGTCTGTATATCAGTAATAACACTTAAATTATTCCATCTTAAATAGTAAATATGAATAGACGTTTTTATGTTTTCTCACCTCATCCCAGTGACTTTTTGCGCACACCCTTAGGTGTGTACATCTGGTTTTAGGGAGAACAGGTTAAAAAAAGTGCAGGCTCTGGGGTGAGAGAGGACGGCCTTCCAACCGCAGCACTGCCACTTCTCCCAGTCTGAACTTGGGCCTCCAGTAAGGCGTCTCTGCACCCCTGCTTTGCATCTGGGAGACCGGCAGTGAGATCGTTTATTCCACGGGAGTGGGTTTGCGGCAAAGGAGTCAAGAGTCGGGCTGGGATTGAATCTGGGCTTGGCCCTTTACTTTTTTTGCAGTCTCAGGCAAGTTGCTGCCTCTCTGAACCCCTGAACTGAGGGACTGGCAATATTGCAGAATTGTATATTTCTTGGAGGAGGAGGCTTCGTAGACCAGCAAGACAAACTAACTTGCTGAAGCTCAGACATCCAAAGACTGATTTCTTATAACTCAGCCTCTGCTTTTAACCACTGAACCCGCAAATGGGTCACAAAGAGACTGTCAGGTCCCCAGAGAACATTCTGGAAGTGTATGGGGACGGTTTGGGTTATCGCCATGAGAGGACAGTGCTCCTGGCTCTTGGAAGGCGTGGCCCAGGCATGTGGATGCCTAACGCACAGGCGCCTCCGCACAATAAAGTCAGTCCCTTGTCACATACCGTTTCCAAATGTCCTATTAGACGTTCATGGAGGaaagaagatattcaaaatattttgcaacctgtatgataatataaattaattatgtgTCAATATAtgcatcaaattttaaaatattccttttctctAATCCAAGTGATCTTAcctttatatacatatttcttcAGGTTGTTTACCAAGAATATAAGTTGAAACTCAACCCATCGTCAAATTGTTGTACTCAAATTGTTGTCtttagaaattgttttgtttttttagacaaggtTGGTTATCCCAACGAGAGTGCAGTAGTGGTGTGCTCATAGCTCacatagcctcaaactcctgggctcaatcgatcctcctgcctcagcctcctgagtagctgggactaccaggcacggccaccacgcctggctaatttttttttatattttgtggaagcagagtctcactatgttgcccaggctggtttggaGGCCCAGAGAGCCTCAAGGaatcttcttgccttggcctcccaaagtgctgggattatatgtgtgagccaccgcgcctggccattgTTTACAAATTGTTGatgtgatttccttcttttttttatgtaattatttcaaaatgttaaggggtTACACATGATTTTGTTACCTGGATACACCCTACAATGCTGACGTCAGGGCTTTCAGCGTGCCCACCACCAGGCCAGTGTTTATGGTACCAGATAGGTAAATTTTCATTCCTCATCTCCCTCCCATGCTCTGGCTGATGTGAGTTCTTGATTGGTGGGCGCCATCTTTCGTAACGATGATCCTGCCTTCTCTGGATTTTGATACAGGGAATCATATCAGATGGTTCCAGCAACTTCCCACTAAATTGAGAATCAGGTGACTTGAAGTCTCAATAGATTAGGAAATTCTCCACTATGGCCATACCAGCCTGAACGCACCTGAGCTCgtgaagctaagcagggtcgggcctggttagtacttggatgggtgGGATTCTCTTAGGATTAACCATAGAGTTTTGGGGTTTTCTCCTCTCCTCACTGTTCTGAGTTAAcagcaaatacattaaaaacttttctaCCGGCCAGGcttggcggctcacacctgtaaacccagcactctgggaggccaaggtgggaggatcacttgagctcaggagtttgagactagtctgagcaagagacttcgtctctactaaaaatagaaaaattacccgggcatggtggtgtgcacctctagttccagctacttgggaggctgaggcaggaggatcgcttgagtccaggagttttgaggttgctgtgagctaggctgatgccatgacactctagcctaggcaacaaagtgagactctctcaaaaaagaaaaaaaacccaacttttctAGCCCCTGTAATACTATctgatggttttatatatttgatatctTTGTTATCAACTATGTTATATGACAAGAAACCTGTCACAATAATTAACTTGAAATAACAAGTTCATATTAGAATATGTCTTGAATTTCACTGCTTTCTCAATTACTCTTGTACTATTAACCATCcagaatagaaatatttcaatattttaaatagcatttccaTGCTAGTTCAGACCAACTAAAATTTCGCCTTAGTTGGAGGTGAAATCCCTGGTAGTAATTATCTGAGCCCAGAGCCAACACTCTCTGGTAGACACAAAGtcctttttatttgtaaaatagccTCTGAATCTTCCAGGAAGTGCAACTACCATGCAAAAAATGAGGGAAGTTTGTATTGTGTTCTGTTAGAAACTTGGCCAGCCATCTTCCACCAGGTCACATTGCTCCCGGGCTGTTGGTAATTAGACACCAATGCCATGTGGTCCCCCGTGCATTGGGAAGTGTAAACAGTGAGGCTACCTCCTGGGGTTCTAGGAAGGTGTCCCCACACATTTGCACATTGAAATGCGAATCATGTGCAGGTTACATGCAAGTGCTTTttgtgaattaaattaaaaaagaaaaaaaagaaaaaatgaaatcgtGTGCAGGtgaattatattcatattatCTATAAACTTCAGGAGAGCAGAGAAAACCTTCCCAGAGCTGACATTGAAGCCAGCACATGGTCTGGGGTGGCCGTGCTagtggttaaaaaacaaaaacataccacGGATTATTTGCCTTTTGGTCAGTGGTCATTCCATGAGCCCCCGGACTTCCCTCTGACCCAGCAGCCAAAGGGTTAACATTGGCACAGTGGGAGGGACGGGAGATCCTAGTCCAGGGTGTTGTCTCATGGGCCACTGCCTTTGCCAAGCAGTACATATGTTGTGTCACCTCTGGGTGTTATGCAATATTTGCTCTGAAAAGCGAGTGGTGCGTTAAGACCTGTCCACAAATGCACCTTTGTGCACAGTCACGCCAAGCTGGACCCCGTCAACAAACTGCggtacatccagacaatagaACGCTCCTCAgtggttaaaggaaaaaaaaaaaagagtaaaccaCTGATATGTGCAAAACCATGAATAAATCCCCAAAGCATTATGTTACGTAAAAGCAGCCAGATGCAAAAAGCTACGTGGTCTGTGATTCCACCGATGTAATATTCTAGAAGGGAAAAGACTAATTCATGGTGACCagaagcagatcagtggttgcatAGGCCTGGGGGTAGAGGGAGGGGCAGACTGCAAAGAGGCACAGGGAAATTTGGGGGTGATGGGAATATCAGGTCTCTTGATTGTGGGGGTGTTTTTTCACGGTGTATGCATGTGTCGAAACTCATCCCATTGGCGACTTTAATGGTTGCAACTTATTGTGTGTAATAATGTCAATAGGCTGACCTCAAAAagaggagatggggagggagtCCAACAGGCCTGGAAACATTGGCCTGTCGCTGGAAAAGACAAACCCAAGCCTTcaccctctgcctgtcccctgcctccctGGTCCCAGTACTGCCACTCCAAGCCTAATGCAGGGCCAGCCAGGGCCCTCCCTCCCAAGCCAGGCTCCTAAGAAGAGGCAAGAGTGGTGGATGGGGAAATAGAGACAGgcagaggggccgggcgcggtggctcatgcctgtaatcctagcactctgggaggccgaggcgggcggattgcttgaggtcgggagttcaaaaccagcctgagcaagagcgagaccccatctctactaaaaatagaaagaaattaattggccaactaatatatatagaaaaaattagccgggcatggtggcacatgcctgtagtcccagctactcaggaggctgaggcaggaggattgcttgagcccaggagtttgaggttgctgtgagctaggctgacgccacggcactcactctagcctgggcaataaagcgagactctgtctcaaaaaaaaagaaaaagagacagagggagctgggagctgcTCCCCCCACAAGGAGTGGCCATCCAGGTGTGTTTCTTCTGCTCTTATGTCACCTTCACCAGCAGCCTCTGGGTGAGGCATGACAGAGCCATTGTCACTGGTGGGCGAGGCTCCGCAGTgctcacccaaggtcacataggtGGCAGCTAGCAGAAGCAGGATGGAACCAGCCTGTCACAGCCAGGCACCTCTGTGGCTGGAGTGTGACCCGTTCATCCCGTGAGTATTCACTGAGCCCTACTATGCGTGTGTGTCAGGCCCCGTGCTGGGCTCGGAGCATACAGCAGTGACAAGACAGAGACAGCTCCCCCAGGGGTGCACTTCCTAGTGGGGACAGGCAGTAAACCACCAAACATAAAAAACAAGCGGCGTTAAGTGCGTATGTAAGTATGTTAGGTAGGCGATAATGGCTATTAAAGTagaacaggctgggcgcggtggctcacgcctgtcatcccagcactttgggaggctgaggcagaaggatcgcttgagcccaggagtttgaggttgcagtgggttatgattgtgccactgcactccagcctgggtgacagagcaagaccctgtctctttaaaaaaaaaccaagtagAACAGGGTAAGGGTTGGGTGAATGGGTGCGAGTGGGGAACAGGGAGAGGGGGTTGtaggattaaataaataaggTGGTCAGAGAAAGTCTCACTCAGGGGACATTTGAACAAAGATGAGGAGGTATGGAAGGAGCCAGGTGGAGATCCGGGGGAAGCGTGTCCAGGCAGAGGAACAgctagtgcaaaggccctgaggcaggagcaggccTGGGATGTTCGAGGAATACCCAAGAGGCCAATGTTCTGCAGTGAGTGGGCGAGGGGGAGAGTGGGAAGAGGTGACGTCAGTGAGCGAGGGGGATCCTGCAGGGGCCTCGTGGGGCATGGCCAGCCCTTAAGCTTTTTCCCTGGGTGAGGCAGGAGCTTGGGAGTGGTCAGAGCAGAGGAGGGACGGAAGCTGCCTTAGATGGGAGTGCTGCCCTCTGGCGGCCATGCGCGGAACAGACGAAAGCGGCGAGGGCTGGGACAGGGAGCCGGTGGGAAGCTGGTCGTaagttgggggggaggggaagatgaTGACAACCAGATGATGGTGGTGCCAGCGTGGGAGTGGCCAGATTTGGGGTTTCTTTTGAGGGCAGAGAAAACAGGATTGCTAATAGCTTGAAAGTGGGGCGTAAAGAGCAAAAGGAGGGAATAGCAGGGGAGGGAAATAAGTGGCCCCTTGTACCAGCCCCAGCTCCTGCACCCCTCGGCAGCCCCTGGGCCCCCAAACACCAGGCCCGAGCCAACCCTGGGGGAGCCAGACGTCCCCAAGCTCTCCAGACACCGTGGTTCTCCCCTCAGTGTGTGTCACCACAGGCCAGGCTGTCTGGCTTTGTCTGCCTGCAAAGTGCTGGGGGCCACATTGATGGGCTCCAGATTCTGACTCCCAGTATTTGGAGAAGGTGGCAGAGGGGGGCCACACCCCACCCCTTTCATTCCAAGCTGCCACTTCACCTTTCACCTGGCACTTGCACAGATCTCATTCCAAGACAGTTCACTGGTTTTAGAAAATGTCTGATGCAAACCCAGTCCTCtgtgtagaaataaaaaaattaaaattaaaaaaattattaggccaggcaagatggctcacgcctgtattcctagcactctgggaggccgaggcaggagtgtcgctcaagggcaggagttcgaaaccagcctgagcaagagtgagaccccactctctactaaacaataaaaagaaattaattggccaactaaaaatatatagaaaaaattagccgggcatggtggcgcatgcctgtagtcccagctactcgggaggctgaggcagga harbors:
- the FKRP gene encoding ribitol 5-phosphate transferase FKRP; translated protein: MRLTRCQAALAAAITLNLLVLFYVSWLQHQPRHARARAPRHSSAAGPRVTILVREFEAFDNAVPELVDSFLQQDPAQPVVVVADALPYPPLALPRIPNVRLALLQPALDRPAAASRPETYVATEFVALVPDGARAEAPGQLDRMVEALRAGSARLVAAPVATANPARCLALNVSVREWTARYGQVPTASRCDALDGDAVVLLRARDLFNLSAPLARPVGAGLFLQTALRGWAVQLLDLPFAAARQPPLATAHARWKAEREGRTRRAALLHALGIRLVSWEGGRLEWFGCSKETTRCFGTVVGDTPAYLYEGRWTPPCCLRALRETARYVVGVLEAAGVRYWLEGGSLLGAARHGDIIPWDYDVDLGIYLEDVGNCEQLRGAEAGSVVDERGFVWEKAVEGDFFRVQYSESNHLHVDLWPFYPRNGVMTKDTWLDHRQDVEFPEHFLQPLVPLPFAGFVAQAPNNYRRFLELKFGPGVIENPEYPNPALLSLTGSG